Proteins co-encoded in one Archangium lipolyticum genomic window:
- a CDS encoding PPC domain-containing protein has protein sequence MRTMYAACFALAAACGPNELSGAEAPEPAPKLDIAALQQPLAGDCTSTYSLTKDVAKTNLSGTVGSWSCIYKLTVPSGAAGLAFKTTGGTGDVDIYVRYGLTPDAASYDCRSMSTTTEDQCLIASPQAGTYYVRLYGYGDYSGASLTGTYGVSCTSTTIMDVGRTYSNINAPQGLFSCGYLLTVPSGVNSVTFTTSGGTGNADLYVRRSDWPRADAYDCRSTGYSNSETCTVYYPSAGTYYIKLYGTSASSGVQLLATLDRPYTAPVLVRGQPYVDVSLFAGEQRRYEIDMPWGKNDVQFFTSGGTGNANLYVKYEQAPTPYSHDCKNENYGNDASCLMGWGKTGRYYVLVEAKDAPVTGLRIGVSYTDYYN, from the coding sequence ATGAGAACGATGTACGCCGCGTGTTTCGCGCTGGCGGCGGCATGTGGACCGAATGAGCTCTCGGGGGCGGAGGCCCCGGAGCCCGCGCCGAAGCTCGACATCGCGGCGCTCCAGCAGCCGCTCGCGGGGGACTGCACCTCCACGTACTCGCTCACCAAGGACGTGGCGAAAACGAACCTCTCGGGTACGGTGGGCAGCTGGTCCTGCATCTACAAGTTGACCGTCCCGAGTGGTGCGGCGGGGCTTGCGTTCAAGACGACAGGTGGGACAGGAGACGTGGATATCTACGTCCGGTATGGCCTCACACCGGACGCGGCCTCGTACGACTGCCGCTCGATGAGTACGACCACTGAGGACCAATGCCTCATCGCGTCGCCCCAGGCCGGTACGTATTACGTCCGGCTCTACGGGTACGGCGACTACAGCGGCGCGAGCCTGACTGGTACCTACGGAGTGTCCTGCACCAGCACCACCATCATGGACGTGGGGCGCACGTATTCGAACATCAACGCGCCGCAGGGGCTGTTCTCGTGCGGATACCTGCTCACGGTTCCTTCCGGCGTGAACAGCGTGACGTTCACGACTTCAGGGGGCACGGGGAACGCCGACCTCTACGTCCGGAGAAGCGACTGGCCCAGGGCAGACGCGTACGATTGCAGGTCGACGGGCTACAGCAACAGCGAAACGTGCACGGTGTATTACCCGAGCGCTGGAACGTATTACATCAAGCTCTACGGCACATCCGCAAGCAGCGGGGTTCAGCTCCTGGCCACCCTGGATCGCCCCTATACCGCGCCCGTCCTCGTTCGTGGACAACCCTACGTCGACGTCTCCCTGTTCGCGGGAGAGCAGCGCCGGTACGAAATCGACATGCCGTGGGGAAAGAACGACGTCCAGTTCTTCACCTCCGGCGGCACCGGTAACGCGAACCTGTACGTGAAGTACGAACAGGCGCCCACTCCCTATTCCCACGACTGCAAGAATGAGAATTACGGGAACGACGCCTCGTGCCTGATGGGCTGGGGCAAGACGGGCCGCTACTACGTCCTCGTCGAAGCGAAGGACGCGCCTGTCACTGGCCTGCGCATTGGCGTGAGCTACACGGACTATTACAATTAG
- a CDS encoding RICIN domain-containing protein translates to MSRMSVYRCLSLLGVVGGLGGCAANELEGAEELAQLESAAIVSSITEGDYVIRSAMTNKCVDIASSSTADGAKVQQWDCNGTNAQKFHISPTSDGYWKIINVNSNKALDIKEVSTAQNALFHQWTYVGGNNQQFKFVARGNNQFSIHARHTDMAMDLYWGSANNGTEYVQYPYTGTANQLFTFDKAGGTPGNGLGAILSESTFNSMFPGRNPFYSYNALISAAATFPSFATTGDTDTRKREVAAFLANIAHETGNLVYIEEINKSVMCDTSWGPPGCGCAPGKMYYGRGPIQLSWNGNYCAAGNALGLNLMNDPDILSRDATASWRSGFWFWTTQTGAGSMTAHNAIVNGAGFGETIRTINGALECNGRNPAQVQSRIDNYLRFTSMLGVSPGSNLGC, encoded by the coding sequence ATGTCCCGAATGAGCGTGTACCGTTGTCTGTCGCTGTTGGGTGTCGTGGGTGGACTGGGTGGCTGCGCCGCCAACGAGCTGGAGGGCGCCGAGGAGCTCGCCCAGCTGGAGAGCGCGGCCATCGTGTCGAGCATCACGGAGGGCGACTACGTCATCCGCTCGGCCATGACCAACAAGTGTGTCGACATCGCCTCGTCCAGCACCGCGGATGGAGCCAAGGTGCAGCAGTGGGACTGTAACGGTACCAACGCGCAGAAGTTCCACATCTCCCCGACGTCGGATGGTTACTGGAAGATCATCAACGTCAACAGCAACAAGGCGCTCGACATCAAGGAGGTCAGCACCGCGCAGAACGCCTTGTTCCACCAGTGGACGTACGTCGGCGGGAACAACCAGCAGTTCAAGTTCGTGGCCCGGGGCAACAACCAGTTCAGCATCCATGCGCGCCACACGGACATGGCGATGGACCTGTACTGGGGCTCGGCGAACAACGGCACGGAGTACGTCCAGTACCCGTACACCGGCACCGCCAACCAGCTCTTTACCTTCGACAAGGCGGGCGGCACCCCTGGCAACGGACTGGGCGCGATCCTCAGCGAGTCCACGTTCAACAGCATGTTCCCGGGCCGCAACCCGTTCTACAGCTACAACGCCCTGATCTCGGCGGCGGCGACCTTCCCCTCGTTCGCCACCACGGGCGACACCGACACCCGCAAGCGCGAGGTGGCGGCCTTCCTCGCCAACATCGCGCACGAGACCGGCAACCTCGTGTACATCGAGGAGATCAACAAGAGCGTGATGTGTGACACCAGCTGGGGCCCCCCGGGCTGCGGTTGCGCGCCGGGCAAGATGTACTACGGCCGTGGACCCATCCAGCTGTCGTGGAACGGCAACTACTGCGCCGCCGGCAACGCGCTCGGGCTGAACCTCATGAATGACCCGGACATCCTCTCGCGGGATGCGACCGCCTCCTGGCGCTCGGGCTTCTGGTTCTGGACCACGCAGACCGGCGCTGGCTCCATGACGGCGCACAACGCCATCGTCAACGGCGCCGGCTTCGGCGAGACGATCCGCACCATCAACGGCGCGCTGGAGTGCAACGGCCGCAACCCCGCCCAGGTGCAGAGCCGCATCGACAACTACCTGCGCTTCACGAGCATGCTCGGCGTGAGCCCCGGCTCCAACCTCGGCTGCTAG
- a CDS encoding AbfB domain-containing protein has translation MKSSRLAGALVGLSLWTLAPAASAQAPSLQPRLAADKRAQRELPAGTPVERLVVKFHEGSRVRLRGESLVSLAAERSESERSLLANRGLSEARLSRDVRSVQALLERAPRIAAPRRLFSEAELTLELRKEFGEAQSGRQLADLNLYYEVPLLPRTTAEDVADLVAELNALDSVEVAYVQPPAEPAMVNFGMDEALRSLLAAVDISPTTPLYESAQGYLNAAPTGVDARHAWTVPGGDGAGVRFVDIEGGWRTTHEDMPGLFTQLGSQINDLGWRNHGTAVLGAAVGVGNAYGVRGIAYGATTGVSGIGNQSAASAISSAASAVGRGGVILVELHAQGPADSTPCTCNQGQCNYIAMEYWQGEFDAISTATANGVTVVEAAGNGSANLDEGAYGSAFNRSVRDSGAILVGASGATTRAPTCWTNFGSRVDVHGWGESVVTMGYGDRFGSAYGEDQYYTSSFSGTSSASPIVAGSAISIQGAVRARGQGSLDPRAVRSLLVNTGTPQASDSRKIGPLPNLRKALQAGLLPINRYRSFQVVTPNFTNRYMRHSGSLGYTEVVDGASSTTLKQDATFKIVPGLADASCYSLEARNFPGSYLRHQNSRVRLDTRNGTALFDQDATFCARAALDGSQNVSLESRNMSGSYLRHRNGELWVEAIANTQGDRQDATWAVVTPWWRNGLELPVNTYRSLQVVTPGYTNRYMRHSGSLGYTEVVDGASSTTLKQDATFKLVPGLADASCYSLEARNFPGSYLRHASDRVRLDARDGTALFDQDATFCAQPALFGTGASFESYNFPGRYLRHSDAQVWLAGGGAAAGWDRAFSFSEDASWNVVSPWAP, from the coding sequence ATGAAGTCCTCCCGTCTCGCGGGAGCGCTGGTGGGCCTGTCCCTATGGACCCTGGCCCCCGCCGCCTCCGCTCAAGCGCCCTCCCTCCAGCCCCGCCTCGCCGCCGACAAGCGTGCACAACGTGAGCTGCCCGCCGGAACGCCCGTGGAGCGCCTGGTGGTGAAGTTCCACGAGGGCAGCCGCGTCCGCCTGCGCGGTGAGTCCCTGGTGTCCCTCGCCGCCGAGCGCTCCGAGTCGGAGCGTTCCCTGCTCGCGAACCGGGGTCTCTCCGAGGCCCGCCTGAGCCGTGACGTGCGGTCCGTCCAGGCCCTGCTCGAGCGCGCGCCGCGCATCGCCGCGCCCCGCCGCCTCTTCAGCGAGGCGGAGCTCACCTTGGAGTTGCGCAAGGAGTTCGGAGAGGCCCAGAGCGGGCGGCAGCTGGCGGACCTCAACCTCTATTACGAGGTGCCCCTGCTGCCGCGCACCACCGCCGAGGACGTGGCCGACCTGGTGGCCGAGCTCAACGCCCTGGACAGCGTGGAGGTGGCCTACGTCCAGCCGCCCGCCGAGCCCGCCATGGTGAACTTCGGCATGGACGAGGCCCTGCGGAGCCTGCTCGCCGCCGTGGACATCTCGCCCACCACCCCGCTGTATGAGAGCGCTCAGGGCTACCTCAACGCGGCCCCCACGGGCGTGGATGCCCGCCATGCCTGGACGGTGCCGGGAGGTGACGGCGCCGGCGTGCGCTTCGTCGACATCGAGGGCGGCTGGCGCACCACCCACGAGGACATGCCGGGCCTGTTCACCCAGCTTGGCTCGCAAATCAATGACCTCGGCTGGCGCAACCACGGCACCGCGGTGCTGGGGGCGGCCGTCGGTGTGGGCAACGCCTACGGCGTGAGGGGTATCGCGTACGGGGCGACGACGGGTGTGTCGGGCATCGGCAATCAATCGGCCGCCAGCGCCATCTCCAGCGCGGCGTCGGCCGTGGGCCGCGGCGGCGTCATCCTCGTCGAGTTGCACGCGCAGGGGCCCGCGGACAGCACGCCCTGCACCTGCAACCAGGGCCAGTGCAACTACATCGCCATGGAGTACTGGCAGGGAGAGTTCGACGCCATCTCCACGGCCACGGCCAACGGCGTGACGGTGGTGGAAGCGGCCGGCAACGGCAGCGCCAACCTGGACGAGGGCGCGTACGGCAGTGCCTTCAACCGGAGCGTGCGTGACTCGGGCGCCATCCTGGTGGGCGCCAGCGGCGCCACGACGCGCGCCCCCACGTGCTGGACGAACTTCGGCTCGCGCGTGGACGTGCACGGCTGGGGCGAGAGCGTCGTGACGATGGGTTACGGCGATCGCTTCGGCTCGGCGTACGGCGAGGACCAGTACTACACCTCCTCCTTCAGCGGCACCTCGAGCGCCTCGCCCATCGTCGCCGGCTCGGCCATCAGCATCCAGGGCGCGGTGCGGGCCCGGGGCCAGGGCTCCCTGGACCCGCGTGCCGTGCGCTCCCTGCTGGTCAACACCGGCACGCCCCAGGCCTCGGACTCCCGGAAGATCGGGCCCCTGCCCAACCTCAGGAAGGCCCTCCAGGCGGGGCTGCTGCCCATCAACAGGTACCGCTCCTTCCAGGTGGTGACGCCGAACTTCACCAACCGTTACATGCGCCACTCCGGCAGCCTGGGCTACACCGAGGTGGTGGACGGCGCGAGCAGCACCACGCTCAAGCAGGACGCGACCTTCAAGATCGTCCCCGGCCTGGCCGACGCGAGCTGCTACTCGCTCGAGGCGCGCAACTTCCCCGGCTCCTACCTGCGTCACCAGAACAGCCGCGTCCGCCTCGACACGCGCAATGGCACGGCGCTCTTCGATCAGGACGCCACCTTCTGCGCGCGCGCGGCGCTCGACGGCTCCCAGAACGTGTCGCTGGAGTCCAGGAACATGTCGGGCTCCTACCTGCGCCACCGCAACGGCGAGCTGTGGGTGGAGGCCATCGCGAACACCCAGGGTGACCGCCAGGACGCGACGTGGGCCGTGGTGACCCCCTGGTGGAGGAACGGCTTGGAGCTGCCGGTGAACACCTACCGTTCGCTCCAGGTGGTGACGCCGGGTTACACCAACCGTTACATGCGCCACTCCGGCAGCCTGGGCTACACCGAGGTGGTGGACGGCGCGAGCAGCACCACGCTCAAGCAGGACGCGACCTTCAAGCTCGTCCCCGGCCTGGCCGACGCGAGCTGCTACTCGCTCGAGGCGCGCAACTTCCCCGGCTCCTACCTGCGCCACGCCTCGGATCGCGTCCGCCTGGACGCGCGTGACGGCACGGCGCTCTTCGATCAGGACGCCACCTTCTGCGCGCAGCCGGCACTCTTCGGCACGGGCGCCTCGTTCGAGTCCTACAACTTCCCGGGCCGCTACCTGCGCCACTCCGACGCCCAGGTCTGGCTCGCGGGGGGCGGAGCGGCAGCGGGCTGGGACCGCGCCTTCTCCTTCAGCGAGGACGCGAGCTGGAACGTGGTGTCCCCCTGGGCTCCCTGA
- a CDS encoding dienelactone hydrolase family protein, translating to MPDEYRFFVDGRIPVLKVHYEPRPGPAVLVLHGLGANADTQRWELNALATWGLSAIGVDAPHHGARRDGWLDEMAWLGPPESHARLLHAIREAAHDVSRVIDHVAAEGHWPIGLAGISFGAYTALTVAANDSRVQATVSILGSPDWTPREGPITDEIRELMHHAPVHRPWDCARHPLLLINAGRDSVVPPHWARDFARTIWQWHPGLGSHVEHFEYPESDHMMRQEDWDDVWRRSLGFLRRKLYRE from the coding sequence ATGCCCGACGAGTACCGATTCTTCGTGGATGGACGCATTCCCGTGCTCAAGGTGCACTACGAGCCCCGGCCTGGACCGGCCGTCCTCGTCCTGCACGGACTTGGCGCGAACGCGGATACCCAGCGCTGGGAGCTGAACGCGCTGGCCACCTGGGGCTTGAGTGCCATCGGCGTGGACGCCCCGCATCACGGTGCCCGGCGCGATGGGTGGCTCGATGAGATGGCGTGGCTCGGCCCGCCCGAGTCCCATGCCCGCCTGCTTCACGCCATCCGCGAGGCAGCCCACGATGTCTCACGGGTCATCGACCACGTGGCCGCCGAGGGCCACTGGCCCATCGGGCTCGCCGGCATCTCGTTCGGCGCTTACACGGCGCTGACCGTGGCGGCCAATGACTCACGGGTGCAGGCCACCGTGTCCATCCTCGGCTCGCCAGACTGGACGCCCCGGGAAGGGCCCATCACCGATGAGATTCGCGAGCTGATGCACCACGCGCCGGTCCACCGCCCCTGGGACTGCGCGCGCCATCCACTGCTCCTGATCAACGCGGGCCGCGACAGCGTCGTACCGCCACACTGGGCCCGCGACTTCGCACGGACGATCTGGCAATGGCATCCCGGGCTGGGCTCGCACGTCGAACACTTCGAGTACCCCGAGTCGGACCACATGATGCGGCAGGAGGATTGGGACGATGTCTGGCGCCGGTCGCTCGGTTTCCTCCGGCGCAAGCTCTATCGCGAGTGA
- a CDS encoding AraC family transcriptional regulator — MHPPRPPRASPPGGDWVDISRDAATGIETIRAHFTGHAYDPHFHDAYLVGVTEQGLQEFSCRRAIHRSTPGRVILIEPGETHDGQARDEAGFTYLMLYLEPSWLLETCTRAADGAFSHHQVGFRATLNEEPRLAAAIRRAFWMLHEPEMRLARDGALDALAEALNPHLGASVMARAGGAATRAARRARDLLREHMEQDLGLEELARLCGADRFQLSRAFRAAYGLPPHAYLVQLRLAAARRKLAAGEAPAAVAAAVGFADQSHLGRWFRRAFGLTPAAYRAICTNVPDRKSLHR, encoded by the coding sequence TTGCACCCTCCGAGACCTCCCCGTGCCTCTCCGCCTGGCGGGGACTGGGTCGACATCTCTCGCGATGCGGCCACGGGCATCGAGACCATCCGGGCTCACTTCACCGGCCATGCCTATGATCCGCACTTCCATGACGCGTACCTCGTCGGGGTGACGGAGCAGGGTCTCCAGGAGTTCTCCTGCCGAAGGGCGATCCACCGCAGCACGCCGGGCCGCGTCATCCTGATCGAGCCCGGAGAGACTCATGACGGGCAGGCCCGGGACGAGGCGGGCTTCACGTACCTGATGCTCTATCTGGAGCCGTCCTGGCTGCTCGAGACCTGCACCCGGGCGGCGGACGGCGCCTTCTCGCACCACCAGGTGGGCTTCCGCGCGACCCTCAATGAGGAGCCCCGGCTCGCGGCCGCCATCCGCCGGGCGTTCTGGATGCTCCACGAGCCCGAAATGCGGCTCGCGAGGGATGGGGCGTTGGACGCCCTGGCGGAGGCACTCAATCCCCACCTCGGCGCGTCCGTGATGGCCAGGGCGGGAGGGGCCGCGACCCGCGCCGCACGCCGGGCCCGTGACCTGCTGCGCGAGCACATGGAACAGGACCTGGGGCTCGAGGAGCTCGCCCGGCTCTGCGGAGCGGACCGCTTCCAGCTGTCACGGGCGTTTCGCGCGGCCTACGGGCTGCCGCCGCACGCCTACCTCGTGCAGCTCCGGCTCGCCGCCGCGCGCCGGAAGCTCGCGGCGGGCGAGGCTCCCGCCGCCGTCGCCGCCGCCGTGGGGTTCGCCGACCAGAGCCACCTGGGCCGCTGGTTCCGCCGTGCGTTCGGGCTGACCCCCGCGGCCTACCGCGCGATCTGCACGAACGTTCCAGACCGGAAGTCCCTCCACCGCTGA
- a CDS encoding cytochrome P450 — protein sequence MTAPTSSSPPSYDLFAPEVLMNQTPLMHRIRAENPLCWIPQMHSWLLTRHADILAVLKDRRFAPANMAGWMGRLTPAEQEELLPMRKSIELWMGHTNEKDHLRFQLLLKRYFTPTTVDGLRPRVRELTEELLELVKDRGGMDVVKDLAYPLPANVIAEMLGVPTRDREQLQLWSRDITAIFTPSSDIHQLRRCQRSVLEMQDYMRPIIAERRREPRQDLISILVAAEKEGSIHSEEEIVTNCVLLLFAGHETTANLIANGLVLLFENPEQFELLKAKPELMPSAVEEMLRCDGPAGAITRVNTEPVELAGRSLPPGQHIFLALSAGNRDPEVFPDPDRFDITRKPNRHMAFGMGAFYCLGAALARMEADECFRILLRRFPNIRPAYQTPDWRPTPPVGHHLETLRVEF from the coding sequence ATGACCGCCCCCACGAGCTCGTCCCCGCCCTCCTACGATCTCTTCGCGCCGGAGGTGCTGATGAATCAGACGCCGCTGATGCATCGGATCCGCGCCGAGAACCCGCTGTGCTGGATTCCCCAGATGCACTCGTGGCTGCTGACGCGCCATGCGGACATCCTCGCGGTGCTGAAGGATCGCCGTTTCGCCCCCGCCAACATGGCGGGCTGGATGGGCCGCCTGACGCCCGCGGAGCAGGAGGAGCTGCTCCCGATGCGCAAGTCCATCGAGCTGTGGATGGGCCACACCAACGAGAAGGACCACCTGCGCTTCCAACTCCTGCTCAAGCGCTACTTCACGCCCACCACCGTGGACGGGCTGCGCCCGCGCGTGCGCGAGCTCACCGAGGAGCTGCTCGAGCTCGTGAAGGACCGGGGTGGCATGGACGTGGTGAAGGACCTGGCCTATCCCCTGCCCGCCAACGTCATCGCGGAGATGCTGGGCGTGCCCACGCGCGATCGCGAGCAGCTCCAGCTCTGGTCGCGCGACATCACGGCCATCTTCACTCCCTCCTCGGACATCCACCAGCTGCGCCGCTGCCAGCGCAGCGTCCTGGAGATGCAGGACTACATGCGGCCCATCATCGCCGAGCGCCGCCGCGAGCCCCGCCAGGATCTCATCAGCATCCTCGTGGCCGCCGAGAAGGAAGGCTCCATCCACAGCGAGGAGGAGATCGTCACCAACTGCGTGCTGCTGCTCTTCGCGGGACACGAGACGACGGCCAACCTCATCGCCAACGGGCTGGTGCTGCTCTTCGAGAACCCCGAGCAGTTCGAGCTGCTCAAGGCGAAGCCGGAGCTGATGCCCTCGGCGGTGGAGGAGATGCTGCGCTGCGACGGTCCCGCGGGAGCCATCACCCGGGTGAACACCGAGCCGGTGGAGCTGGCTGGCCGCTCGTTGCCCCCGGGACAGCACATCTTCCTGGCGCTGAGCGCGGGCAACCGCGACCCCGAGGTGTTCCCGGATCCGGACCGCTTCGACATCACCCGCAAGCCGAACCGGCACATGGCGTTTGGAATGGGAGCCTTCTACTGCCTGGGCGCGGCCCTGGCGCGCATGGAGGCGGACGAGTGCTTCCGCATCCTGCTGCGCCGCTTCCCGAACATCCGTCCCGCCTACCAGACACCCGACTGGCGCCCCACGCCCCCCGTCGGTCACCATCTGGAGACGCTGCGGGTGGAGTTCTGA
- a CDS encoding carboxypeptidase regulatory-like domain-containing protein → MRRWLIPGVAAALLLVAALLWFVGSRGETRTAPGPSTGSSSQGSASPAASLMSELLAMPLAASRGALSIQGTVVGPQGPVPGIVVIATALQRSGVFVEQPCLCEDHCARDVLELGCGSVGAQLAEWVVAHGDDAPPLARVVTDAAGRFRLEGLEAGPHTLWAQSEQLAGVYPEVTAGAEGIELRVDDGTWLSRVARDEDGRPLEGARFTALLHAPERLFEKSTRDDGFAILGPLPRGEYTLLVEKEGLLPAVVRMLSAFDVGQEVTLYRPRRISGRVEAGGGPAEGLTVLLTGEHRRLQATTDSRGLFTFEGLRRGIYEVAVRRDELLAARQVTVEPGLDVEDVVLELAPGLGLGLSGRVTDEAGRPIAGARVDAARGAGEYPSFDWHTLTDAQGRYLLALPGPGTYRFLFDSERHQQYRLPSRPYEHSEELDVTLEPSVLVEGHTVDESGAPVSGVEVSRVEPVEGSDFFERVGRWDTSRRDGSFVLEGPEPGTWHLVPEHKDFLDARLTLQAPAREVKVVLRRGGSVEVEVVDEAERPVVDAWVKLEPERRAGAASGFQEHQRMRRQTKQGATGMDGRRVFSGLLPGRFKVEVTARRVLSRRVAHGEVEVRGSEQGRVRLRLTEGKGGFAGVVVDGEGKPLEYAMVRATPVELARVRPGEPYQDEGGEGLDMEGTGPDGRFTFSRLRGGAWAVTAYKDGYLLDVEASGEALEMAAPREWNVLARGTEEVRLVLARLPHVSGRVVREDGSPVTRFEVDSRTVSHPEGRFSVAMRSTGEQRLWFKAPGLSTTHRVVQVRRGEDVALGDVVLRAKRTVRGRVVDAVTRAPVVGATVEEGFASRRAYRRKTDEIPQARTRGDGSFTLTVGTEGVLPLTVLHPSYRTVELTVEPGKDEVVVELEPGATVEGRVLAGSLPVEAGRVDLRDERDASVGAAVIWRGRYVLRAMPAGPHVLHVEGAMAGTQAVAFLPRRVEVPARGALTVDLQLEGAGTASIRVTESVSAVWLVPGTHVLPDESDGLSSLRGRGVRATHENGLYRVRGLPPGRYTLLVQRFEEYYSEAHAEEVELLPGTDPAWEVRPRWRRYEDG, encoded by the coding sequence ATGCGGAGATGGCTGATTCCCGGAGTGGCCGCTGCCCTCCTGTTGGTGGCGGCGCTCCTTTGGTTCGTCGGGTCTCGTGGGGAGACCCGCACGGCGCCCGGCCCGTCCACGGGCTCGAGCTCCCAGGGCTCCGCCAGTCCCGCGGCCTCCCTGATGTCCGAGCTGCTCGCCATGCCCCTGGCCGCTTCACGGGGCGCGCTGTCCATCCAGGGCACGGTGGTGGGCCCCCAGGGTCCGGTGCCTGGAATCGTGGTCATCGCCACCGCGCTTCAGCGGAGCGGGGTGTTCGTGGAGCAGCCCTGTCTCTGTGAGGACCACTGCGCGCGGGACGTGCTGGAGCTGGGTTGTGGCTCGGTGGGCGCGCAGCTCGCGGAGTGGGTGGTGGCGCATGGGGACGACGCGCCTCCACTCGCGCGGGTCGTCACGGACGCGGCGGGCCGCTTCCGGCTGGAGGGTCTGGAGGCTGGCCCCCACACGCTCTGGGCCCAGAGCGAGCAACTGGCCGGCGTGTACCCGGAGGTGACCGCGGGCGCGGAGGGCATCGAGCTCCGGGTGGACGATGGCACGTGGCTCTCCCGCGTGGCGCGCGACGAGGACGGCCGGCCCCTGGAGGGCGCGCGCTTCACCGCCCTGCTCCATGCGCCCGAGCGCCTCTTCGAGAAGTCCACCCGGGACGATGGCTTCGCCATCCTCGGTCCGCTGCCCCGGGGTGAGTACACGCTCCTGGTGGAGAAGGAGGGCCTGCTGCCGGCGGTCGTCCGGATGCTCTCGGCGTTCGACGTCGGGCAGGAGGTGACGCTGTACAGGCCCCGGCGCATCTCCGGCCGGGTGGAGGCTGGAGGCGGGCCGGCCGAGGGACTCACCGTCCTCCTCACTGGCGAGCACCGCCGGCTGCAAGCCACCACCGACTCGCGGGGGCTCTTCACCTTCGAGGGACTTCGCCGAGGCATCTATGAGGTGGCGGTGCGCCGGGACGAGCTGCTCGCGGCGCGGCAGGTGACGGTGGAGCCCGGGCTGGATGTGGAGGACGTGGTGTTGGAGCTCGCGCCCGGTCTGGGACTCGGGCTGAGCGGGCGCGTCACCGACGAGGCGGGCCGTCCCATCGCGGGCGCTCGGGTCGATGCCGCTCGGGGCGCCGGGGAGTATCCCTCCTTCGATTGGCACACCCTCACGGACGCGCAGGGCCGCTACCTGCTCGCGCTGCCCGGGCCGGGGACGTACCGCTTCCTCTTCGACTCCGAGCGTCACCAGCAGTACCGCCTCCCCTCGCGCCCGTACGAGCACTCGGAGGAGCTGGACGTGACGTTGGAGCCCTCCGTGCTGGTGGAGGGCCACACCGTGGACGAGTCGGGCGCGCCCGTGAGCGGAGTGGAGGTGTCCCGCGTGGAGCCCGTGGAGGGCTCGGACTTCTTCGAGAGGGTGGGCCGCTGGGACACCTCTCGCCGGGATGGCTCTTTCGTGCTGGAGGGGCCGGAGCCTGGCACCTGGCACCTCGTGCCCGAGCACAAGGACTTCCTGGATGCGCGGCTGACGCTCCAGGCTCCGGCCCGCGAGGTGAAGGTGGTGTTGCGGCGGGGTGGCTCGGTGGAGGTGGAAGTGGTGGACGAGGCGGAGCGCCCGGTCGTCGACGCTTGGGTGAAGCTGGAGCCCGAGCGGCGTGCGGGGGCGGCTTCGGGTTTCCAGGAGCACCAGCGGATGCGTCGGCAGACGAAGCAGGGCGCCACCGGGATGGATGGCCGGCGGGTGTTCAGCGGGCTGCTACCCGGGCGATTCAAGGTGGAGGTGACGGCGAGGCGGGTGCTGTCGCGGCGCGTGGCCCACGGGGAGGTGGAGGTGCGTGGCTCGGAGCAGGGGCGGGTGCGCCTGCGGCTCACCGAGGGCAAGGGGGGCTTCGCGGGGGTGGTGGTGGATGGGGAGGGCAAGCCGCTGGAGTACGCGATGGTGCGGGCGACGCCGGTGGAGCTCGCGCGGGTGAGGCCGGGCGAGCCGTACCAGGACGAGGGCGGGGAGGGGCTGGACATGGAGGGCACCGGGCCGGATGGGCGCTTCACCTTCTCGCGGCTGCGAGGCGGGGCCTGGGCCGTCACCGCCTACAAGGACGGGTACCTCCTCGACGTGGAGGCGAGCGGCGAGGCACTGGAGATGGCGGCTCCGCGCGAGTGGAACGTCCTGGCGCGAGGGACGGAGGAGGTGCGCCTGGTGCTGGCGCGGCTGCCGCACGTGTCCGGGCGGGTGGTGCGCGAGGACGGCTCGCCCGTCACGCGCTTCGAGGTGGACAGCAGGACGGTGAGCCACCCGGAGGGCCGCTTCTCGGTGGCCATGCGGAGCACGGGGGAGCAGCGGCTGTGGTTCAAGGCACCGGGGCTGAGCACGACACATCGCGTGGTGCAGGTGCGGCGGGGCGAGGACGTGGCCCTGGGAGACGTGGTGCTGCGGGCGAAGAGGACGGTGCGGGGGCGGGTGGTGGACGCGGTGACGCGGGCGCCGGTGGTGGGTGCCACGGTGGAGGAGGGCTTCGCGTCGAGGCGCGCCTACCGGCGGAAGACGGACGAGATTCCACAAGCGCGCACGCGGGGGGACGGCAGCTTCACCCTGACGGTGGGGACGGAGGGGGTGCTGCCGTTGACGGTGCTCCACCCGTCGTACAGGACGGTGGAGCTGACGGTGGAGCCGGGGAAGGACGAGGTGGTGGTGGAGCTGGAACCGGGGGCGACGGTGGAGGGGCGGGTGCTGGCGGGGAGCCTTCCGGTGGAGGCGGGCCGGGTCGATCTGCGCGACGAGCGGGACGCCTCGGTGGGCGCGGCGGTCATCTGGCGGGGGCGGTACGTGCTGCGCGCGATGCCGGCGGGCCCGCATGTGCTGCACGTGGAGGGAGCTATGGCCGGGACGCAGGCGGTGGCGTTCCTGCCCAGACGGGTGGAGGTCCCCGCCAGGGGAGCGCTGACGGTGGACCTCCAGTTGGAAGGAGCGGGGACGGCGAGCATCCGGGTAACGGAGTCGGTCTCCGCGGTGTGGCTCGTTCCGGGCACGCACGTGCTGCCGGATGAATCGGATGGGCTCTCCTCACTCCGAGGGCGGGGCGTCAGGGCGACACACGAGAACGGGCTGTACCGTGTTCGCGGGCTGCCGCCGGGGCGCTACACGTTGTTGGTGCAGCGCTTCGAGGAGTACTACTCGGAGGCCCACGCCGAGGAGGTGGAGCTGCTGCCCGGTACCGACCCGGCATGGGAGGTGCGCCCCCGCTGGCGCCGCTACGAGGATGGCTGA